The nucleotide window AGTCAAACTTCTCAAATGCTAGGTTTACTTGTTCAGTTAGCCATGCATCGTGAGATAATGTTTTTCTTTGTTGTTCAGCGAGTTGCTCAGTAAGTTCACGGCAAGCATCACTCAGTGTGCGACCTTGGCTCTCAGCCATCTGTTGAGCTAGGCGTTTTGTTTCTTCATCAACACGAAATTGAATTCTAGTGTCCATGATGTATTCCTTTGTTGGTGTGTGTACAAATGTTAGCACTAGCCTTTAAGATGGGCAACTAACAAACAATTTAAGAGTGATTCGGCACGCGTGGCATTTTTACTATGCGTCGGTTTTAGTGATTATGGTGGTATGCGGCAGCATTGGTATTGCGTGCCTCACACCTTAATTGGGCGTTAGTTTGCAAGAGGAAAAATGCGCCTATATCGCAAGATCTAGTGGTAAAAGCTTAAAGTCGAAATTGTCGTATCGGCACTCAATTTCAGGGTTAACTTGCGTGGTGTAAACTAAAAATTGGTATCGTTTCAACGGTTGATTTGTTCTTTGGTGCGGCGACTTTTGGGTTAACTGAGTTGAACTTTTTTGCTGCAACTCTGCTCGTTGAGTTTGTTGGTATAAAAGCCTATCTACTCGCTGAAGTGACGCTTTCTTTGGTGTGGCAAGTTCCACGTGGTTTCAGTGACTTTGTTGAAAGTCCGCATTGTGAGATTAGCTTTCCTAAAGCGCTTTTTGGTGTTGTGAGTTCGTTTTCTGCGGCGTTGTTTGTTCCAAGTGGTTTCATTGAGTAGCCGCTTTGAGACTACGCCTGACTTAGGTGCATCAAAACACATAAAGTTTATTGTTTGCAAAGTTTAAAATGACGTAAAATCAACGCTTTGGGTTTGCAAACTAACAAACTGCTCAAGAGGGATTTTTAATTTCCACCTAAGCTTTTGTTTCTTAACGCTTTATATTTATTTTGCTACTCGTTGGGGGACATTTAGGGGAACTGCAAAAAATAACTTTAAAATGAGATCTGAATCACGTGTTGTGTCAATAAGTTCGCTCTATTTGTTATCTGAATACAGATAAATTTTTCTTTATCATAGGTAATTTGTTAGCTCAGATAAATTACCTAATACAATTTGTTGGCCTTGAGGATTAGACTTCTGCGTGTGTATATCGATGCTATAAGCATCTAGAACATACCGTATTAATGATGCATTTGTAGCGATGCTAAGAACGCCGTCACTCATGGCATAGTCTTTTTCAATTACCTTTTTCTGTTGCTCGTTCAAACGCGGGTCAGGCACAATATCAACATTCACTTTAGTGCTCCAAAGCTTGTCAGCGTGTTTGTCGTAAGTGGCTTGATCGCTAATATCCGGTATCCCATGAATACGGCTCAGCACAAAGTCGCGAAAGCCACCAGCATGTTCACAATAAGCGCGAACATGCCAGCGTAGTGGGGTACAAACTAAGTTATGGGGGGAAATTATGCGCCCCGAGCACTCACCATCTTTTAACGATGTGTAGCAAATGTCGACACGTTGTTTCTCTCGTATCGCCTGTACCAAAGGACGTAATACTTGTGGTGAAATGTTGCGTGTGACTGGGCGTACCATGGTTGTGTTTTCAAAGCCCATATTGAGATCAGCAAATGTTACGGTCATGTCTTCATTACGAGAAAGAATGTGCAGATACTCATCCGCATGACCACTTGTTAACTTGGGAACAAAGCTATCGCTCGGCTTGTAGCCTTTAAGCTGTTTGTCGTAAATCAGGTTGCCAGGTGCTATATCAACTAAGTAAGTATTGATGTCTTTGGAGGCTTGCTGCCGACCAATGCCAAAGCTCTGTATTAAGTGGTTGGTATTTAATCTTCCTTCCCACAAAGCAACAATTTCAATCATTCGGTATCGAAACAGTAGATCCCATCGAATTGGCCATTTAGTCATTTTAGATTCCTGTCTAGTTATTCGACATGTTTATGTATTCAGTATTTACCTGTCGCTAATGACGTCATACTATGGTCTGGTTAATAAAACATCAAGGTCTGCGGGGGTAATGTTGTATGAACGTGTCGATAGAAGAGTTTACTCATTTTGATTTTCAGCTCGTTCCCGATCCATCGCCGCTTGATCTTGTCATTACTGAATCACTCGAAAATTACACTAAACTTAATGGCGCTAAATCTGGTGCTTTGCTTCCATTACCGCTTCAGACCGGAATCGGGAAAACATACACGGCATTAAACTTTTTGCTCCAGCAGATGCTCGTTCAAGTGCAAAATGAATTACAGGAAGAAAAGAGCGGTAGTAGATCCAAGCGTTTACTCTATTACGTTACAGATTCAGTAGATAACGTCGTAAGTGCGAAAGCAGAATTGTTGAAGTTAATTGAGGAACAAACAGTCAAGGGTGAGCCTCGCTTCACTTTAGAACAACAAGAGTACCTTAAAGCGCAAATAGTACACCTGCCCAACCAGTCAGAGCAGCTATTGCAATGTTCTGATGCGGTATTGAATGAAGTGTTAACCGGATTTAACTTGAACGCAGAGCGTGATGTTCAAGCAGAGTGGAGTGCCATATCAGGTCTAAGACGCCATGCGAGTAATCCTGAAGTTAAAGTCTCTTTAAATAGGCAAGCTGGTTACTTCTACCGTAATTTAGTCGACCGCTTGCAAAAGAAACAAAAAGGGACCGATAGAGTATTGTTGAGCGGTTCGTTGCTAACATCCGTTGAAACACTATTACCGGGTGAAAAAATTCGTAATGGAAGTGCGCATGTTGTTTTCTTAACGACTAGCAAGTTTCTGAAAGGCTTCCACAATACTCGTTCGCGTTATAGCCCATTGCGCGATCTAAGTGGCGCTGTACTTATCATTGATGAAATTGACAAGCAGAATCAGGTCATCCTTTCTGAGTTGTGTAAGCAACAAGCGCAGGACTTAATTTGGGCGATCAGAACTTTAAGAGCAAACTTTCGAGACCATCAACTTGAGATCTCGCCTCGCTACGACAAAATTGAAGATCTATTTGAACCGTTCCGTGAGCGACTTGAAGAGTTTGGCACAAAGTGGAATCTAGCGTTCGCATTTAATACGGAAGGAGCTAACTTGAATGAGCGGCCTGTTCGGTTGTTTTCGGATAGAAGCTTCACGCATGTAAGTAGTGCCACTCATAAGCTGTCATTAAAATCAGATTTATTAAGACAGAAAAATCTCATATTCAGCGATGAGAAAGTAGAATGGTCTCTCATTGAAAAAAATGGCCTTTTAACCCGCTTTGTCAATGAAGCCGATGTTATATATCAGTGGTTCCTTGGCACAATGCGTAAAGCCGTGTTTCAGTACTGGGAGAACGTTCGTGGCCTAGAAATCGAAGTACGCGAAAATAGAAGTCTAGAAGGAACGTTTCAAGAAGCTGTTCAATCCCTGCTTACTCACTTCAACTTACAAGAATTTGAGTCTGCAGTTTACGAGTCTTTCGATACCCGGGGGTTACGGCAATCTGCAGGTGGTAAAGCGAACAAGTTAAGTTCTAGCAAGAGTTACCATCATACCGGACTAAAACTTGTAGAGGTGGCTCATAACCAGGGGACTCGCGATACCGTAAATTGTAAAGCGTCATTCCTAAATACTTCATCATCGGGTGTCTTAGCGGATATGGTTGATGCAGGTGCCGTCATTGTCGGGATAAGTGCAACAGCGAGAGCAGACACCGTAATACATAACTTTGATTTTAAATACTTGAATGAGCGTTTGGGTAAAAAGCTTCTATCTTTGTCGAGAGAGCAAAAACAGCAGGTAAATGATTATTACCATAATAGACGCAACTATAAAGATAACGGCGTGGTTTTAAAGGTAAAATATCTCAATAGCCGAGATGCGTTTCTTGATGCTTTATTGGAGGAATATAAGCCGGAAGCTCGGTCAAGTCATTTTATCCTAAATCATTATCTCGGTATTGCGGAATCAGAGCAGGCATTTGTTCGTAGTTGGTTGTCTAAGCTCTTAGCTAGCATTAAAGCGTTTATCTCAGCCCCTGATAATCGTTATATGTTGTCGTTGTTAAACCGCACCCTAGATACAACACGTCAGAACATTAACGATTTTATTCAGTTCTGCTGTGATAAATGGGCAAAAGAATTTAATGTTCAAACCAAGACATTTTTTGGTGTGAATGCTGATTGGATGAGGTTGGTTGGCTACGATGAAATTTCCAATCACCTAAACACTGAGCCAGGGAAAGTCGTTGTATTTAGTACATATGCTTCAATGGGAGCAGGTAAAAACCCTGATTACGCAGTTAATTTAGCGTTGGAAGGTGGAAGCTTAATATCCGTTGCCGATGTCACTTATAGCACCCAGCAGCGAAGCGATATAGACAGTATTTATCTTGAAAAACCTACTCAGCTACTCCTGTCAGATGATTACTCACACACTGCTAACCAGCTTTGTCAGTTCCACCAAATTTTATCTTTGCAAGAGAACGGCGAGTTGTCACCGAAAAGCGCTGAAAGCTGGTGTCGCCAGCAACTTATGGGCATGAGCAGAGAGCGCTCTTTACAACAATATTACCAAACAAGTGATTACCAAAGCGCAGTAAGGAAATACATTGAGCAAGCGGTAGGAAGAGCAGGGAGAACATCTCTGAAACGAAAACAAATTCTCTTGTTTGCTGATTCTGGGTTGAAAGAAATTCTGGCGGAAGAGAGCAGAGACCCAAGCTTGTTTTCTCACGAATATGTTGCTTTGGTTGATAAAGCGAAATCAGCTGATAAATCTATTGTTGAAGACCGAGTTGTTCGCCGTTTATTCAATCTTGCTCAAAGAAACAATAAAGACGGAATGTTATCAATCAAAGCCCTAGTTCGTCGTCTACATAACCAACCTGCATCTGATACTGATATTCAAGAGTGGCAAGACATTAGAACTCAGTTACTTCGCTATCCTACGATCGTCTCTCAACCTGAACGATTCAATCGATTGTACTTACAGTCTATGACCAAAGGGTATTACCGTTACCAGGGTAACTTAGATGGTGATCCGAATGCCTTCGAGTTCTTTGATAGAGTGCCTACTGGCGATATGGTTTCAGAGGAAGCGTGCAGCCTCGCTACGTTAGTACAGAACCAATATGTGAGGCCGTGGTTTGAACACAGAGGCTTTGCTTGTTCGTGGCAAAAAGAAGCTTATGTGATGACGCCGGTTATGTTTACCAATATTTATAAGGGAGCGTTGGGCGAGCAAGCAGTAGAGGCAGTGCTAACAGCATTCGATTTTACCTTTGAAGAAGTTCCAAATTCTATTTACGAGCGATTTGACAACAGAGTCATATTTGCAGGGATTGAGCAACCAATCTGGCTAGACAGCAAATACTGGAAGCATGAAGATAATGAAAGCAGCGAAGACTACAGTTTGAAAATTTCATTGGTAGAAGAAGAGTTTGGGCCTTCGAAGTTTATTTATGTGAATGCGTTAGGAGATGTTTCAAAACCGATTAGATATTTGGACTCGTGCTTCGTAGAAACCTCACCACAGTTAGCTAAAGTTATTGAAATTCCAGCACTAATTGATGGTGGCAATGCTGACACTAACCTAACAGCAGTACAGGAGTTGATAAAATGGTTACACAACAGCTAGAACCTTTCTCATATGGCCCTTTATCAACCTTAATTGAACAAATATCAATTGATACTGATTGGGTTGATAGAAGCTTTTCGATTTACTGTGTCAGTTATAAAGGCATAGACTACTCAGAACGACTTAAGCGTTTAGTTACATTAGCGTCTGAAATCTATAAATCCGAATGTGTTTATTGCTTAGTGAAAGGTACCAATAAGGAAGCGTGTTATTGGGTGATGTTACCAAAGAACGCAAAATTAGACCTCAAAGACACGTCTTTGGCCATTAAACCAAGTAGCGCTGCCGAGCTACCTACATGGCAATTGGCTCGTTTACTGATCAAAGCGATACCAAAAGTTTTGACTGGTACTACACCAGAGATAAAGCGCTTTGAAAGTGAAGGTTTGTATTATCTAGTCAAAAGCAAAAAGTTACCGAAAGGTCACTCTGGCTATGAATTAACGACCGTGGAAATCGACTTAGCGCCATGTGCAGCACTTGGATTCAAACAAACACTTTCAATGGGTACTAAAACATTTTCTCCCTTGTCTTGGTTTACGCTAGAGAACGGAGAAGTACAAAAAAAGGCAAGGTTTGTTACACGTTATCAACTTGACGATGTTGGGATGCTGGTCAGCAAATCCATAAAGGGCGATTACATCAAGAAGCCTCTTTACTCTAATGCGAAGAATCGAATTCAGGCTATTGATATCACGAAAGAGTCTTATAGCGGCTTTCAACTATCTAAAGTCGGTATTCTTGAACAGTTTATGCAAGACCTTAAGCAAGCTTATGGCGATTCAGTATCCGTGAAGTTGCAGCGGATTCCTGGAGAAAAACAC belongs to Vibrio sp. STUT-A11 and includes:
- a CDS encoding type II toxin-antitoxin system RelB/DinJ family antitoxin; amino-acid sequence: MDTRIQFRVDEETKRLAQQMAESQGRTLSDACRELTEQLAEQQRKTLSHDAWLTEQVNLAFEKFDSGKSVFVEHQTAKSRMEERKARIRNRGKQ
- a CDS encoding WYL domain-containing protein produces the protein MTKWPIRWDLLFRYRMIEIVALWEGRLNTNHLIQSFGIGRQQASKDINTYLVDIAPGNLIYDKQLKGYKPSDSFVPKLTSGHADEYLHILSRNEDMTVTFADLNMGFENTTMVRPVTRNISPQVLRPLVQAIREKQRVDICYTSLKDGECSGRIISPHNLVCTPLRWHVRAYCEHAGGFRDFVLSRIHGIPDISDQATYDKHADKLWSTKVNVDIVPDPRLNEQQKKVIEKDYAMSDGVLSIATNASLIRYVLDAYSIDIHTQKSNPQGQQIVLGNLSELTNYL